The Mycolicibacterium insubricum DNA segment CTGTTCGCCGGACGACTCGCTGGCCGAGGTTGACGCCAAGTGCGCGCGGTTCCGGATCTCCGGGCTGCCGGTGGTCAACGGCGCCGGGGAACTCGTCGGGATCATCACCAACCGCGACATGCGGTTCGAGGCCGACCAGCGCAAGCCGGTCTCCGAGGTGATGACCAAGGCGCCGCTGATCACCGCCCGCGAGGGGGTTTCCGCCGATGCCGCGCTGGGCCTGTTGCGCCGCAACAAGATCGAGAAACTGCCCATCGTCGACGGCAACGGCAAGCTGACCGGACTGATCACCGTCAAGGACTTCGTCAAGACCGAACAGCACCCCAACGCCACCAAGGACAGCGACGGCCGGCTGCTGGTCGGTGCCGCCGTCGGCGTCGGCGACGACGCCTGGGTGCGGGCGATGGCACTCACCGACGCCGGGGTCGACGTGCTGATCGTGGACACCGCGCATGCGCACAACCGCTCGGTGCTGGAGATGGTCGGCAAGCTCAAGGCCGAGGTCGGCGACCGGGTCGACGTGGTCGGCGGCAACGTCGCCACCCGCGCGGCCGCGGCCGCCCTGGTCGAGGCCGGCGCCGACGCCGTCAAGGTGGGTGTGGGACCGGGCTCCATCTGCACCACCCGGGTGGTCGCCGGGGTGGGTGCCCCGCAGATCACCGCGATCCTGGAGGCGACGGCGGCCTGCAAGCCGCACGGCGTGCCGGTGATCGCCGACGGCGGACTGCAGTACTCCGGCGACATCGCCAAGGCGCTGGCCGCCGGAGCGTCGACCGCCATGCTCGGCTCGCTGCTGGCCGGGACCGCCGAGTCCCCGGGGGACCTGATCTTCGTCAACGGCAAGCAGTTCAAGAGCTACCGCGGCATGGGTTCGCTCGGCGCGATGCAGGGCCGCGGCGAGGCCCGCTCCTACTCCAAGGACCGCTACTTCCAGGACGACGTGCTCAGTGAGGACAAGCTGGTGCCCGAGGGCATCGAGGGCCGGGTGCCGGTGCGCGGCCCGCTGAACACGGTGATCCACCAGCTCGTCGGCGGTCTGCGTGCGGCGATGGGATACACCGGTTCGGCGACCATCGAGGAGTTACAACAGGCACAATTCGTCCGGATCACGGCCGCGGGTCTCAAGGAGAGCCACCCGCACGACATCACCATGACCGTCGAAGCGCCGAACTACTACACCCGCTAGAACTACGAAACCCCCTAGAGGACACATCGGAATGCGCGACCTGGTCGAGATCGGGATGGGCCGCACCGCCCGTCGTACCTATGAGCTCGATGACATCAATATCGTGCCGTCCCGGCGCACCCGCTCGTCCCAGGACGTGTCGACGGCCTGGCAGCTGGACGCCTACCGGTTCGAGATCCCGGTGCTCGCCCACCCGACCGACGCGCTGGTCTCACCGGAGTTCGCCATCGAGCTGGGCCGCCTCGGCGGGCTCGGGGTGCTCAACGGCGAGGGCCTGATCGGCCGGCACGCCGACGTCGAGGCCGCGCTGGCCCGGGTGCTGGAGGCCGCCGCCGCCGAACCCGACGAGCCGAACGCGGCGATCCGGTTGCTGCAGCAACTGCACGCCGCACCGCTGGACCTCGAGCTGCTCGGCGCCGCGGTCGGGCGGATCCGCGACGCCGGCGTCACCACCGCGGTGCGGGTCAGCCCGCAGAACGCGGCGGCGCTGACTCCGACGCTGGTGGCCGCCGGGATCGACCTGCTGGTCATCCAGGGCACCATCATCTCCGCCGAGCGGGTGGCCAACGATGGGGAGCCGCTGAACCTCAAGACCTTCATCTCCGAACTGGACGTACCGGTGGTGGCCGGCGGTGTGCTCGACCACCGCACCGCGCTGCACCTGATGCGCACCGGGGCGGCCGGGGTGATCGTCGGCTACGGGTCGACGCTCGGGGTGACCACCAGCGACGAGGTGCTCGGCATCAGCGTGCCGATGGCGACGGCGATCGCCGACGCCGCGGCCGCGCGCCGCGAATACCTCGACGAGACCGGCGGCCGCTATGTGCACGTGCTGGCCGACGGCGACATCCACACCTCCGGTGACCTGGCCAAGGCGATCGCCTGCGGTGCGGACGCCGTCGTGCTGGGCACGCCGCTGGCCTCGGCCGCCGAGGCGCAGGGACAGGGCTGGTACTGGCCGTCGGCCGCCGCACACCCGTCGTTGCCGCGCGGTGCGCTGCTGCAGGTGGAGGTCGACGACCGGCCGTCGCTGCAGCGCGTGCTGACCGGTCCGTCCGACGACCCGTTCGGCTCGCTGAATCTGGTCGGCGGGCTGCGCCGGGCGATGGCCAAGGCCGGGTACTGCGATCTCAAGGAGTTCCAGAAGGTCGGGCTGTCGGTCCGCTCGTAGTTAGGGCGTCCTATCTAGCTTGTTACCGTTCGGTAAGGACATACTGACCGGATGGAACCGGATTTTGACGTTCTGATCATCGGCTCGGGTTTCGGCGGCAGCGTCAGCGCGCTGCGGTTGACCGAAAAGGGCTATCGGGTGGGTGTGCTGGAGGCCGGTCGCCGGTTCTCCGACGCGGAATTCGCGAACACCTCCTGGGACCTGCGGAAGTTCCTCTGGGCCCCGCAGCTCGGCTGCTACGGCATCCAGCGGATCCACCTGCTGCGCAACGTGATGATCCTGGCCGGCGCCGGGGTGGGCGGCGGGTCGCTGAACTACGCCAACACCCTCTACGTGCCGCCGGAGCCGTTCTTCGCCGACAAGCAGTGGGCGCACATCACCGACTGGAAAGCCGAGCTGATGCCGCACTATGAGCAGGCTCAGCGGATGCTCGGGGTGGTCACCAACCCGACCATCACCGACGCCGACAAGGTCATGAAGGCCGTCGCCGACGACATGGGCTGCGGTGACACCTTCGTGCGCACCCCGGTCGGGGTGTTCTTCGGTCGCGACGGTCAGCAGGAACCCGGCAAGACCGTGCCGGACCCGTACTTCGGCGGCGCCGGGCCGACCCGGACCGGCTGCATCGAATGCGGCGAATGCATGACCGGTTGCCGGCACGGGGCCAAGAACACCCTGGTCAAGAACTACCTCGGGCTTGCCGAATCGGCCGGCGCGCAGGTGTTCCCGATGACCACGGTGACCGGCTTCAGTCAGCGCGGCGACGGCATCTGGGAGGTGGTGACCGTGCCGACCGGCCGCAAGGTCCGGCGTAAGAAGACGACGTTCACCGCCCGGCACCTGATCGTCGCGGCGGGCACCTACAACACCCAGAAGCTGCTGTTCAAGGTGCGCGACGCCGGCCAGCTGCCGAAGCTGTCGGACCAGCTCGGCGTGCTGACCCGGACCAACTCGGAGTCGATCGTCGGCGCGGGGCGCCTGGAGGTCGGCAGCGACCTGGACCTGACCCACGGCGTGGCGATCACCTCGTCGATCCACCCCACCCCGGACACCCACGTGGAGCCGGTGCGCTACGG contains these protein-coding regions:
- the guaB gene encoding IMP dehydrogenase; the protein is MSVAEGISDGTVWTGGDDPHKIAMLGLTFDDVLLLPAASDIIPAVADTSSQLTRRIRLRVPLVSSAMDTVTESRMAIAMARAGGMGVLHRNLPLENQAAQVETVKRSEAGMVTDPVTCSPDDSLAEVDAKCARFRISGLPVVNGAGELVGIITNRDMRFEADQRKPVSEVMTKAPLITAREGVSADAALGLLRRNKIEKLPIVDGNGKLTGLITVKDFVKTEQHPNATKDSDGRLLVGAAVGVGDDAWVRAMALTDAGVDVLIVDTAHAHNRSVLEMVGKLKAEVGDRVDVVGGNVATRAAAAALVEAGADAVKVGVGPGSICTTRVVAGVGAPQITAILEATAACKPHGVPVIADGGLQYSGDIAKALAAGASTAMLGSLLAGTAESPGDLIFVNGKQFKSYRGMGSLGAMQGRGEARSYSKDRYFQDDVLSEDKLVPEGIEGRVPVRGPLNTVIHQLVGGLRAAMGYTGSATIEELQQAQFVRITAAGLKESHPHDITMTVEAPNYYTR
- a CDS encoding GuaB3 family IMP dehydrogenase-related protein, producing the protein MRDLVEIGMGRTARRTYELDDINIVPSRRTRSSQDVSTAWQLDAYRFEIPVLAHPTDALVSPEFAIELGRLGGLGVLNGEGLIGRHADVEAALARVLEAAAAEPDEPNAAIRLLQQLHAAPLDLELLGAAVGRIRDAGVTTAVRVSPQNAAALTPTLVAAGIDLLVIQGTIISAERVANDGEPLNLKTFISELDVPVVAGGVLDHRTALHLMRTGAAGVIVGYGSTLGVTTSDEVLGISVPMATAIADAAAARREYLDETGGRYVHVLADGDIHTSGDLAKAIACGADAVVLGTPLASAAEAQGQGWYWPSAAAHPSLPRGALLQVEVDDRPSLQRVLTGPSDDPFGSLNLVGGLRRAMAKAGYCDLKEFQKVGLSVRS
- a CDS encoding FAD-dependent oxidoreductase, with protein sequence MEPDFDVLIIGSGFGGSVSALRLTEKGYRVGVLEAGRRFSDAEFANTSWDLRKFLWAPQLGCYGIQRIHLLRNVMILAGAGVGGGSLNYANTLYVPPEPFFADKQWAHITDWKAELMPHYEQAQRMLGVVTNPTITDADKVMKAVADDMGCGDTFVRTPVGVFFGRDGQQEPGKTVPDPYFGGAGPTRTGCIECGECMTGCRHGAKNTLVKNYLGLAESAGAQVFPMTTVTGFSQRGDGIWEVVTVPTGRKVRRKKTTFTARHLIVAAGTYNTQKLLFKVRDAGQLPKLSDQLGVLTRTNSESIVGAGRLEVGSDLDLTHGVAITSSIHPTPDTHVEPVRYGKGSNAMGLLQTLMTDGAGPEGTDVPRWKQLVDQTRENPRRMMRLLNPKQWSERTMIALVMQHLDNSITTFTRKTKAGVRVMDSKQGHGEPNPTWIPAGNEVTRRIAAKIDGVAGGTWGEIANIPLTAHFLGGAVIADDPEHGVIDPYQRVHGYPTLHVMDGTAVSANLGVNPSLTITAQAERATSLWPNKGEDDARPAQGKPYIRMDPVAPAKPVVPLGAPGELRRLPIEPV